In Candidatus Zixiibacteriota bacterium, the DNA window CGTCGGATGTAGGCCAGATTTGCCTAAATTCCGGAAATCCGCTATATTCCCCTCGCATGAGTAAAGAGCCGGTCTACCTCACCAAAGAGGGACGCATCAAATTGGAGCAGGAGCTGAAGCGACTCAAGTTTGAGGAGCGTCCCCGAATAGTGGCCGAAATCAAACGGGCCCGCGAGCTAGGCGACCTCTCCGAAAACGCCGAGTACCACGCCGCCAAGGAAGCCCAGGGGCACCTCGAACGGAAGATCGCCGAGCTCCAGGACAAGCTTTCCCGCGTGCGGACCCTGCAAACCGACCAGATCGCGTCGGACAAGGCCTACATATTCGCCCGGGTGAAGGTGAAGGATTTGGATCGGGGTGAGGAGATTGTCTATACCCTGTCGCCGCCGGAAGAGGCCGATGTCGACAACGATATCATCTCAGTCAAGTCCCCGATAGGGGCGGGCCTGCTGGGCAAAGGGGTAGGCGATATTGCGGAAATACAGGTCCCGATTGGCCTGCTAAGGTATCAAATAATCGATATCACGCGCGACTGAGCCGCCGAGCGGCGGACAGTCAGTCAGCCTTCCGGCTCTTCGAAAAACTCTTCGTCGAAATCTTCGTTTTCGTACACCAACGGGTCATCCGGGTCGATCCCCTGGGCGACATTGGCGCACTCGACCGAGCAGAAAAACTCCCCGCCCTGCTTCAGCGGTTCACCCATGATTTTTTCGCTGCAGTTGGCGCAGTACACTGTAATACCTCATGCAAGAAAGTCGTGCAGTTCGGCTGATCTCAATGCCAGCCCGGCAGGAGCTGTTTCCGCCCACCTGGCGGGCATTTCTCCCTTCTGGGCGAAAGCTTATTACCTGCCATTTTTCTTGTCAAACGGATTCTTCGGCATCACACGAATTTCCTTAAGCTCCGGGCGGCGGCGAAAAAACCGGCGAACTGAGAGTCGGCTGCGCCTGTTCCGCTCTGAGTAGCTCCTCCATCCGAGGGTTTGCCGGGTAAGTGCCGGACCTGAAATCGCAAGCCTGCGGTGTTCTTGCCGGGACCCGAAGGGTGCAATACCAGAGACTGAAAGGACGATAACAATCAGTATGAGCGAATCATTGAAGGCCAAGGGCATCCAGTACCTCGACGACATCACCCAGGCTGTCGGCAACACCCCGCTGGTACGGCTGCGCCGGCTCCCCGGCGAGCTCGGGGTCAGGGCGACAATGCTGGTCAAGCTTGAAATACTGAATCCGACCGGATCAGTAAAAGACCGCATGGCAATCTACCTGCTCAAGCAGGCGGTGGCTCGCGGCGAACTCAAGCCGGGGGGAACGATAGTCGAGGCCACTTCCGGCAACACCGGCGCGGCGGTGGCGATGTTCGCCGCGGTGCATGGATACAAGGCGATCCTGACTATCCCCGATAAGATGTCCCGCGAAAAAGTCGATACGCTCAAGGCGTACGGGGCCGAGGTATATGTTTGCCCGACCGCGGTGCCGCCCGAATCGCCCGAGAGCTACTACGAAACCGGCAAGCGACTGGCGCGCGAGACCCCCAACTCATACTGGGTGGGTCAGTACTTCAATCTCGACAATATTAAGGCCCATTACGAAACCACCGGGCCGGAAATCTGGGAGCAAACCAGGGGGTGTCTCGATGTCCTGGTCGGCGGGGTCGGCACAGGCGGGACGGTCTCGGGCACGGCCCGTTTCCTGAAAGAGAAGAATCCAAAAATCGAAGTGGTCGCGGCCGATCCGATCGGTTCGGTCTATTATCAATATCATAAGGACAAAACAATGGTCGAACCCCACACGTATTTGGTCGAGGGGATCGGCGAGGACATGCTTTGTCCGACAATCGATTTTTCGGTGATCGACACGATGTACCAGCTCGGCGACGAGGAGAGTTTTGTGGTGGCGCGCGACCTGGCCCGCAAGGAGGGAATCCTGGCCGGGGGATCATCGGGGTCGATAGTGTCCGCGGCACTCAAACACAGCGTCCGGCTTGACGCCGACAAGGTGGTGGTGATTATATTGCCGGACAGCGGAACAAAGTACATTTCAAAAGTGTACAGCGACGACTGGATGCGAGAAAAGGGCTTCTTGAAATAGGATTCACCATGAGCGATCAATCGCGCAAGCTTCACTCCGAGACAATCGCCATTCATGCAGGGGTGGTGCCCGAGGACGGCACCCTGTCGGTCACGACCCCAATCTATCCCAGTTCTACCTATCGCGAGACGTTCCCCGGCGACGAATCCGGTTACGTCTATTCCCGCTGGGCCAACCCGACTCGCCAGGCACTGGAGAAAGCGCTGGCGACGCTCGAGGACGGCGCCAGTGCCCGCGCGTTTTCATCGGGTCTGGCCGCCGTGACGGCTGTAATTCACCTGCTGAAATCAGGCGATCATGTCGTGGCCGTAAGCGATCTGTATGGCGGCAGCCACCGTCTGTTCGAAAGGCTGCTCCGGCCGCAGTTCAATCTCGATTTCAGCTATGTCGACGGCCGTGATCCGGCCGATTTTGAGAAGGCGCTCAAACCAAACACCAGGCTGTTCTGGGTCGAAACACCCACCAATCCGCTGCTCAAGCTGATCGATATCCGCGCCGTGGCAGAATTAGCCCACAAGCGAAACATTCTTGTCGCAGTCGATAACACGTTTGCGACACCGTACATACAGAAGCCACTGGATCTTGGGGCGGATATTGTCCATCACTCGATGTCCAAATATCTTGGCGGGCATTGCGACATAATCGGTGGCGCGCTTGTCACCCGCGACACTACGCTGGGAGAGAAGATATTCTTTAATCAGTATGCGGTCGGAGGTGTGCTCGATCCGTTCCAGTCTTGGCTTGTACTTCGCGGCTTGAAAACTCTGCACGTGCGGATGGAACGGCATTCACTTAACGCTCAGAAAATCGCCGCATATTTACAGACCGTACCCAGGGTATCAAAAGTGTACTATCCTGGCTTAGACGGCCGCCCGCTGCCCAACGGCATGACCCTGCCGGGGGGGATGGTGTCGTTCGAGATCGACGCCGGGTTTGAAGTCGTGAAGAAGTTTGTGATGTCCACGAAGCAGTTTATCCTGGCCGAGTCGCTGGGCGGGGTCGAATCATTGATCAATCATCCGGCGACCATGACCCACGCTTCCATTCCGAAAGACATCCGTGAAAAGCACGGCGTAACCGACAAACTGATTCGCCTCTCAGTGGGGATAGAGCATGTGGACGATCTGCTGGCGGATTTGCAGCAAGCATTCGCGGCGGCGGGGTGAGAGGTACGTCGAATCCAGCCCGCTTTCGGGCGGATTCGACAAGGCGCCCCCTAATGCTCATCCGGTGCCGCTAAGGACATGATGTCCCCCACCACGATCGGTTCCACTGCGTAAAACCCCTGGCCGTACTTGCACCGCGCCTGCATCCCGAACGAACGCGCCATAAGCGTCAGGGAATCGATATAGTCCCGCGACTTCTCCGGATTCAGAAACTGTGAGCGGTGTGCGGACAGCGCCCGGATCCATTGATCGAAGTGTGGCGTGATGTCCACCACAAAATTGGGATACACCCCCGGCGGCAGAAAATAATGAAACACCCGATCGACCAGGTGCGGCTCACCCGTCAAATCAGCTTTTTTCAGCGCGGCCAGGTTGGTGGCGTTGACACTGATAACGCCGGCAGCGACATGATCCGGGTGTGACTGTCGACGGCCGTGTCCTACGTGCGGGTATGGCGCGAGCATGATTCTCGGCCGCGCCTGCCGAATAATGCGGGCAAGTTCGAGACGATGGACGTAGCTGTCTTCGAGTTTGGTGTCGCCCCAATCGAAGGTCGCCAGGATGTCAACTCCGAGTATCGCCGCTGCGTCTTTCACTTCCTGCGCGCGAATCTCGGCGGTGCCGCCGGTGCCCATCTCGCCCTGGGTCAGAATCACGATACCGCAGCGGTAGCCGCGTCGGTGCAGATCGATCAGCACGCCGCCGGTGCCGACCTCGACATCGTCCGGGTGCGCGCCGACTGATATCAGATCGTATTTATCGAATGTAGTCATGGCCGCTTCCTGTCAAAAAAACGGCCCGAAGGAGCTGGCTCCTCCGGGCCGACATCATTACGAACAGATCAATCGCCGAAGTTATTGGAGTGGAAGATCAGCATCTCCCGGAGTACGTCGAAGATGTACTCGTCATGAACTATCGGATCGTCCGAGTAACTGCCGTAGCGGTGTTCTTCGATTTCGTAGCCCTCGTCCCTCAGGAACTCGATCCAGGACTGGGTCATCTGATAATAGCCCCACCTGGCGCCGTCGTTGGTACCGAACCACATACTGACGCCGTCGAGGGGGCTACCGCCCTGAGCTACATATAGGCTGTCCAGGTTGTTGCGCATCCACCGCGACCAAATCGGAGTGTAGACATTCCCGTTGCTGTCAAACGGCAGATGGAAATCCATGTCAACTCCGTGGGACACGAAGTCTCCTTTGACGATAGTACCGACAAAAGTGGTGGAGTCACCGCCGTTCGGCTGAGTCGAGTCGGCGATACTGTACCTATCCACGTTCTCGATTACAATGGTCCCCCCTGAGATGCGGCGGTCGTAGTCAATGAGTGTATCGTTCGGCGAAAAGGCGAACGAGCCTCCGATCAACATCATGGAAACCGGCATGGTGTAGGAACTGTCAATGTGCCGGTGGTAGCTGAACGGCGTGGTGTCATAATTCACCCAGGTGGTGTCATAAGTCGTGTCGACACCGGCTACGGTCGTATCCACGAAGAAAACATCCCACGGATCGGTGCTGCCGACCTCGAGAGTGTCGACCGCCTTGTTAGCGAAGTAGTACGCCTCCTGTTCGGCAAGTGCCTGGTCAAACAGGTTTGTCAAACCGCCCGTCGGATGATCGAAATCCAGCGGCCCGTCGGTCACCGAGATCGACGTGTACACACCGGGATTCATGATGGCGATTCGAAATGCGCCGTAGGCTCCCTGCCCGACACCGCCGAGTCCCCGCTTAGAAGGCAACTGGATGGTCGAGGGATAGAATCGGTGCAGGTACTCGAGGAGATCGTCTTTGCCGTCGCCCGGCACGTACTTGAAGATGGAATCATAATGACCGCCCGGGTCACTGTCGGCGTAGAAGTAGCCGCCAAAAGACTGGTCGTTGGCGATGCAGTAAATGATCATGGGTTGAATGTCACCGCTGGCGGTGAGCTCGCGCGCCAACTGGCTCAGCCCGGCCTGGAAGTAGTAGAAGCGATTGCCGGTTTCCGGAGCCAGCAGCACGAGCAAAGGCAGCGGCTGGGGCGGAGACGTATTTACCGCCTCAGGCGGTAGATAGGTCGCGCCGAGAAGCTGCTCGGTGGGATTACGCAACTGCAGCGACAAGGCCGGCACAAACGGGTGCTGGTTCGAGGGATCAACACCCGACCAGCCGTCCAGATCGCCCAGATCGAGCTTCTTGATATTGGTGCCGCGATCCTCACATCCGAACATCACGGCCAGGGTCACCAGGATACCTGTCAATAGGATTACAAATCTTCGCATCGTCCCAATCTCCTAAAACCGGTAGCCCAGCGACAGCACGCTCTCGTAGGTGCTCGCCTTGTATTCACCGGGGAAGTTATCAAACGTGTCGCTGTTGTCCACGTCGGTCAAACCCTCGAGGTTGATCTCCGGGTAGTTGTAGTAGCTCGTAATCAGGCCGACATCCCACTGGTCGATGTGCAGGATTCCGCCGGCGTTGACGCTCTTCTTGGTCCCGAGATCCATGAACTGGGGCGTAAGTTCGGTCGAGTTGCGCGCCGGTGACTGGTCCAGCCCGCCGCCGGCCAGCAGGGTCAGTTTCGGGTGTACCTGGTACCTGAAGCCGAGCGCCACCTTTACAGTGTTTTCCCAATCCACCGGATTGGCCAGATTGGACTGGAAAAACTCCGGCTCGAACAGTCGCGTGTACCTCTGCCATTCGCCGTCGACCAGGGCCGAATCAATGCGGCCAGGGAGGTTGGCAAAGTCGGTGAAGCTGAACTCAAGGCCGTCATACTCTGACCAGAGTGTGTACTCGGCATCGAGAGCAACAGTCAGCTTTTCGGTGGCCTTGTAGGCGACCCCGACGCCCAGCGATGAGGGCAGTTTCAATTTGGTCTCAAACTCGGAGGTCAGATTCACGAAATCTCCGTAGCCGGAAACAAACAGGAAGTCGGCGGTATTGGGCAGTACCACCGCGTAATCCGGCTTGGGCATGATGAAGGTGAAGTAGGAATCGCCTTTGATGGTGATATCAAACGGCAGATAGGCCGTTGCTGCCAGATCGATTTTTTCATTCAGCTTCCACATGACACCGGCGCGAATGCCGAAGCTCCAGCCCCGGCCCTGGCTGTCATGGAACTCCGGCACTTTTTCCCAGGGCCGCCGGAATACGCCGGGCTTATCCGTGATATCGGGAGCCGTCAGACGGGGATTGGTGCGGAAGGTCAGGTCGCTAAACCAGAGGTCTCCGCGCAGAAGCTGAAGTCCGATTCCTACGGAGAGCTTCTCAGGTTTGAACTCGCGAGACGCCGTCAGTTGGATGGCCACGACATCCAGATCCACGAGATAATGGTGCCCGGGTATCTTCCTGCTGCCCACCGCATCCTCGTTGTACGCCCTCATGCCGGAGGCCTCAGGGTCGTAAAGCCGCCAGCGGAGGCTCTGATCAAACGGCTGGAAGGCAGAGAGACCGAACACGGTTTCGCCCCAGAAAGGAAGCCGGACCACCAGGCCCGCCGACGGGTTATTCAGGATACGATGAAAGTTGTACACCTTCTGGCCGTTGACTATGCCCCAGCCGTAGGAGTTGCCGAAATCGTCAACTTCCACGAAGTTTGGAGTGATCTCGTTGCGGAAGTTAATAAGTGCGACACTGCCGCCAAGCTGGTTGTCAATAATAAAGGCGTAGCCTGCCGGGTTATAGTAGGCGGCGCTCCAATCATCGGCCACGGCGCGGAATGCTCCTGCCATGCCGCGCGCGGTTGTTCCCAGGCCGGTGTTCTCAAAGCCGCTGGCCTGAAGATGGCCGCCCCATAGGGCGAGCGGCAACAGAACAGCCACGGCCAGTCTCAAAATCCGCATTCGCTTCTCCGTCCTATTTCTCAAATTCTCCTGTAAGTCTCATCCGTTCGTCTGGTGGACACCTGAAGGACAGCGCGCTTTCCGGCTCATATGCGGCCGGTCCAAACTCTTGTCACTACAGACGATCCAACCACACGCTCCGTCAAAAAAACGGCTCGCAAATTACAACAGCCCCCGGCCTGTGTCAAGCGGGCTGCTCCTTTTTGTCAGGCTCGCATCTTCAAGCGGAAATCAAGCTTCCCTGATGCCCGGAATTTCGCCCGGCCGATCCCGGCCGAATGACTCGACGACTGGAAAACCATTCCGCCTGACGCGGAAACGGCGGCACAATCGAACACGGGCCGGTGCCCGGTCGGGGACCGCAGCAACGTCCTTAAGCTGTTTTCAGTCAATCAGATAATCGCGTTGCCGAGTTGGTGGCACGCCTCTTGTAGGGATCTCCGCTGTGTGAAATCAGCCGCACGGAACGCGGCTCATCGCTATAGGAAGGTGATGATGAACAAGAAATCGCTGCTGATCGGATTTGTCATAATCCTGGTCTGCCTCAATTGGTTCAAGCGCGCTCTCGCCGAGGAATTGCCCCAACTGAGCGATTCAGAGAAGGCCGCCCTGTTGGAGCGGCTCGCGCGTCCGGACAACGGATCCGACAATCCAACCACGTATCAATCCCCCACGCACTACGATTCCCAGACGGAATCGCTCGTCCAGTTGCCAGTCGGATCCGCAGGCGAGCAGGACGGAACGGAAACCAGGGCCGGCTCCCGAAGCAGGTCCGAACTGATACCGTTCGAGGAACTTGTCCCGTTCGGAACGGAGCTCTTTCAAGGACCTCGCGAAACACTGCCGCCCGACGACATCGCCGCAGCGTCCGACTACATTCTCGGCCCCGGCGACAACATAATTGTAGCGCTCTGGGGGCAGGTGGAGAATGAGTATTCGCTGACAGTCGATCGCGAAGGACGAATCTTTGTTCCTCAGGCCGGCGAGATGATTGTCTGGGGACGCACGCTGGCCCAGTTCAGAGAGCAAATGCAGCGCAAGCTGGAAACGATCTACACCAGTTTCGATCTCAGCGTGTCACTCGGCAAAATTCGCGCCATCCGCATTTATCTGACCGGCGAAGTACATCGGCCCGGGGCGTATACTGTCTCGTCGCTGACGTCGCTCTTTAATGCGTTGTTCCTGGCGGGCGGGCCGAGCGGGAACGGTTCCATGCGCGGAATTCGCCTCATGCGGAACGGCGCCAAAGTCGCCGAGGCGGACCTCTATCGGTTCCTGCTTGAGGGCGATAACTCGTCGGATGTTCGCCTGGAGTCCGGCGATGCCATATTCGTTCCGGTGGCCGGCCCACGAGTGGCTATTCGCGGCGAAATAAGAAGACCGGCGATCTACGAGCTTAAAGGTGAGCAAACGGTGCGGCAACTTCTGGCGCTGGCCGGCAATCCAACCGCCGAAGCGTACTTAAATCGCGTCATGATGGAGCGAGTGTCCGGCAACGACGAATGGACGGTGCTGGATCTGAATCTGTCTCCCCAAACGGAGACGCAGAACGACATAAGCCTAACCGATGGCGACCGCCTAACCCTGTTCTCCGTATTCGAGATGAAGCGTAACATGGTGGCGGCGTTTGGCCTGGTTAAGCACCCCGGATACTATGAACGGGACGATTCCACCCGGGTATCAGACTTGATTCAGCGCGCCCAGCTTCAACCCTACGACGTGCATTTCAAGCGGGCCAACCTGTTCCGCCGTCACAGTGACTGGCGGCGCGAGGTTATCGCGGTCGATCTCGGCGAGGCCCTTATGGGCTCCGGCGAGTCTAACATCGTTTTGCAGGACGGCG includes these proteins:
- the greA gene encoding transcription elongation factor GreA — translated: MSKEPVYLTKEGRIKLEQELKRLKFEERPRIVAEIKRARELGDLSENAEYHAAKEAQGHLERKIAELQDKLSRVRTLQTDQIASDKAYIFARVKVKDLDRGEEIVYTLSPPEEADVDNDIISVKSPIGAGLLGKGVGDIAEIQVPIGLLRYQIIDITRD
- a CDS encoding cysteine synthase family protein, with the translated sequence MSESLKAKGIQYLDDITQAVGNTPLVRLRRLPGELGVRATMLVKLEILNPTGSVKDRMAIYLLKQAVARGELKPGGTIVEATSGNTGAAVAMFAAVHGYKAILTIPDKMSREKVDTLKAYGAEVYVCPTAVPPESPESYYETGKRLARETPNSYWVGQYFNLDNIKAHYETTGPEIWEQTRGCLDVLVGGVGTGGTVSGTARFLKEKNPKIEVVAADPIGSVYYQYHKDKTMVEPHTYLVEGIGEDMLCPTIDFSVIDTMYQLGDEESFVVARDLARKEGILAGGSSGSIVSAALKHSVRLDADKVVVIILPDSGTKYISKVYSDDWMREKGFLK
- a CDS encoding PLP-dependent aspartate aminotransferase family protein — its product is MSDQSRKLHSETIAIHAGVVPEDGTLSVTTPIYPSSTYRETFPGDESGYVYSRWANPTRQALEKALATLEDGASARAFSSGLAAVTAVIHLLKSGDHVVAVSDLYGGSHRLFERLLRPQFNLDFSYVDGRDPADFEKALKPNTRLFWVETPTNPLLKLIDIRAVAELAHKRNILVAVDNTFATPYIQKPLDLGADIVHHSMSKYLGGHCDIIGGALVTRDTTLGEKIFFNQYAVGGVLDPFQSWLVLRGLKTLHVRMERHSLNAQKIAAYLQTVPRVSKVYYPGLDGRPLPNGMTLPGGMVSFEIDAGFEVVKKFVMSTKQFILAESLGGVESLINHPATMTHASIPKDIREKHGVTDKLIRLSVGIEHVDDLLADLQQAFAAAG
- a CDS encoding PIG-L family deacetylase — translated: MTTFDKYDLISVGAHPDDVEVGTGGVLIDLHRRGYRCGIVILTQGEMGTGGTAEIRAQEVKDAAAILGVDILATFDWGDTKLEDSYVHRLELARIIRQARPRIMLAPYPHVGHGRRQSHPDHVAAGVISVNATNLAALKKADLTGEPHLVDRVFHYFLPPGVYPNFVVDITPHFDQWIRALSAHRSQFLNPEKSRDYIDSLTLMARSFGMQARCKYGQGFYAVEPIVVGDIMSLAAPDEH
- a CDS encoding outer membrane protein transport protein, with amino-acid sequence MRILRLAVAVLLPLALWGGHLQASGFENTGLGTTARGMAGAFRAVADDWSAAYYNPAGYAFIIDNQLGGSVALINFRNEITPNFVEVDDFGNSYGWGIVNGQKVYNFHRILNNPSAGLVVRLPFWGETVFGLSAFQPFDQSLRWRLYDPEASGMRAYNEDAVGSRKIPGHHYLVDLDVVAIQLTASREFKPEKLSVGIGLQLLRGDLWFSDLTFRTNPRLTAPDITDKPGVFRRPWEKVPEFHDSQGRGWSFGIRAGVMWKLNEKIDLAATAYLPFDITIKGDSYFTFIMPKPDYAVVLPNTADFLFVSGYGDFVNLTSEFETKLKLPSSLGVGVAYKATEKLTVALDAEYTLWSEYDGLEFSFTDFANLPGRIDSALVDGEWQRYTRLFEPEFFQSNLANPVDWENTVKVALGFRYQVHPKLTLLAGGGLDQSPARNSTELTPQFMDLGTKKSVNAGGILHIDQWDVGLITSYYNYPEINLEGLTDVDNSDTFDNFPGEYKASTYESVLSLGYRF
- a CDS encoding SLBB domain-containing protein, whose protein sequence is MMNKKSLLIGFVIILVCLNWFKRALAEELPQLSDSEKAALLERLARPDNGSDNPTTYQSPTHYDSQTESLVQLPVGSAGEQDGTETRAGSRSRSELIPFEELVPFGTELFQGPRETLPPDDIAAASDYILGPGDNIIVALWGQVENEYSLTVDREGRIFVPQAGEMIVWGRTLAQFREQMQRKLETIYTSFDLSVSLGKIRAIRIYLTGEVHRPGAYTVSSLTSLFNALFLAGGPSGNGSMRGIRLMRNGAKVAEADLYRFLLEGDNSSDVRLESGDAIFVPVAGPRVAIRGEIRRPAIYELKGEQTVRQLLALAGNPTAEAYLNRVMMERVSGNDEWTVLDLNLSPQTETQNDISLTDGDRLTLFSVFEMKRNMVAAFGLVKHPGYYERDDSTRVSDLIQRAQLQPYDVHFKRANLFRRHSDWRREVIAVDLGEALMGSGESNIVLQDGDSLHVYSIRDVSWDKYVFIEGRVKHPGRYMHYDSMTVEDLVFLAGSFDRGASLYRAEIARTDSLGEVTLLEADLSEDTARQIRLQEDDRVYVRQLPYWQLHRTIRIEGEVMYPGEYVLADREETLYDVLTRAGGMTETSFPRGMIFERASIGESLARKRVPDLLEKSCPVVEDSLGKISRQVLFEFEPSSMNRIVLDVEQLLKSKGRQGDIVLQPGDRIFVPRVPSGISVLGAIGASGTIKFKEGEKAKYYLKRAGNFSAQADKDGVRLIRANGEVYSGGGTMNKRVEVGDIIVVPTKIHKDKDTFKTVSTALSAVGGVLTTILVIDRI